In Symmachiella dynata, the following are encoded in one genomic region:
- a CDS encoding vWA domain-containing protein yields MPNVPQQNREHPVQQRLRKKKPRVQPLIVPEVPDAPQELTVYGQVSEFIGGYVREFRKGQAGWGASFLFHGALLLCLYGVIIGLKPRPESLSIDTVIAEDAGDEEFDTLLDESLNPAELEMPDASSMMLEQEIVVQDSDLLLPSGDAKEASPNLMAGETSGGKVGFFGTSAVGDSFVFIVDSSGSMTGARFERAKRELRRSIKRLKSNQKFHVVFFNSETIPMYEPNARAELVTATRANLKKTERWIDRQLPSSTTDPEGAIRLALSFRPQVIFLLSDGEFDEPRRARQAAIDDNRSSGTTIHTIAFMSRDGEETLKRIADDHGGTFRFVD; encoded by the coding sequence ATGCCAAACGTGCCGCAACAAAATCGCGAACATCCTGTTCAGCAACGGCTGCGCAAAAAAAAGCCGCGCGTCCAGCCTCTGATTGTTCCCGAGGTTCCCGACGCTCCGCAGGAGTTAACGGTTTACGGGCAGGTCTCTGAATTCATCGGCGGATATGTGCGTGAATTCCGCAAGGGCCAAGCGGGTTGGGGCGCGTCGTTTTTGTTTCATGGCGCATTGTTGCTGTGTCTTTACGGCGTGATTATTGGCCTCAAACCGCGCCCTGAGTCGCTAAGTATCGATACGGTGATCGCCGAAGACGCCGGGGATGAGGAGTTTGACACTCTGCTGGATGAGTCGCTGAATCCGGCCGAATTGGAAATGCCCGATGCATCGTCGATGATGCTGGAACAAGAGATCGTGGTTCAAGACAGCGATCTGTTGCTCCCCTCCGGCGATGCCAAAGAGGCCTCTCCCAATTTGATGGCCGGGGAGACCTCCGGGGGCAAAGTGGGCTTTTTCGGAACATCTGCGGTGGGGGATTCCTTTGTTTTCATTGTCGACAGTTCCGGCAGCATGACCGGTGCTCGATTTGAACGAGCCAAACGCGAATTGCGAAGGTCGATCAAACGGCTCAAATCCAATCAAAAATTCCACGTGGTCTTTTTTAATAGCGAGACCATCCCGATGTATGAACCGAACGCACGCGCCGAATTGGTGACCGCCACACGTGCCAATTTGAAGAAAACCGAACGTTGGATTGACCGTCAGCTTCCCTCTTCAACCACCGATCCTGAAGGGGCCATTCGCTTGGCATTGTCATTTAGACCCCAGGTCATTTTTCTGCTCTCCGATGGGGAATTTGACGAACCGCGACGCGCGCGTCAGGCGGCAATTGACGACAACCGCAGCAGCGGCACCACCATTCACACGATCGCCTTCATGTCGCGTGATGGCGAAGAGACGCTCAAACGTATTGCCGACGACCATGGCGGAACGTTCCGCTTCGTCGATTAA
- a CDS encoding efflux RND transporter periplasmic adaptor subunit gives MLRLVNPVLGGLVLMALWQLHGQLSAAEPEDPASRVTVAPVISREITMRRSFVGTVEPLRTSVVGSAVDGRVLEFLVNEGDAVKAKQPLAKVRTSMLEIRLAVAEAELQLRKEELAELENGSLPEEIIQAEARLRGTKAAFDYRVSNSERALSLFKQNRTVTDEQLREAQSETEQAEQMYLEAKAAHALVVQGPRKEKIAQARAQVLMQSEQVNLIKEQILRHTVVAPFDGYITAEHTEVGEWIGEGDPVVEVVQLNEVDVRAGVLSEQAAHLRVGSEVPVQFAALPGQTLTGHVALIIPSADELSRAIPVKVRLKNPIVNGGPILKAGMMAHVLLPTTHTQAVLMVPKDSLVLAKDERPVVYVLEKDTKKSGQLVVKPVAVAMGVSDGEWIEVKGQLRADQQVVVKGNERLSPGDHVEVIDTVEPKSSAK, from the coding sequence ATGTTGCGGTTAGTGAATCCTGTGCTCGGAGGACTGGTTTTGATGGCTCTTTGGCAGTTGCACGGGCAACTTTCGGCGGCAGAGCCGGAAGATCCTGCCAGCCGTGTCACAGTGGCCCCAGTCATTTCGCGAGAAATTACGATGCGGCGATCCTTTGTTGGCACGGTTGAACCGCTCCGCACCAGTGTGGTGGGCAGTGCTGTGGATGGTCGCGTGTTGGAGTTTCTTGTCAACGAGGGGGACGCTGTTAAAGCTAAACAACCACTCGCCAAGGTCCGCACGTCGATGCTGGAAATCCGACTCGCTGTTGCGGAGGCGGAATTGCAACTGCGGAAAGAAGAACTGGCGGAGTTGGAGAACGGATCACTCCCCGAAGAAATCATTCAAGCCGAAGCACGGTTGCGAGGAACCAAGGCGGCGTTCGATTATCGCGTCTCCAATTCTGAGCGGGCACTTTCGCTCTTTAAGCAGAATCGCACCGTGACAGACGAACAATTGCGGGAGGCGCAGTCCGAAACGGAACAAGCGGAGCAAATGTATCTCGAAGCCAAGGCGGCACATGCACTGGTTGTGCAAGGCCCGCGGAAGGAGAAGATCGCCCAAGCCCGCGCCCAAGTGCTCATGCAGTCGGAACAAGTGAATTTGATCAAAGAACAGATTCTCCGCCACACCGTCGTGGCACCGTTCGACGGTTACATCACCGCCGAACATACGGAAGTCGGTGAATGGATAGGTGAGGGGGACCCTGTGGTGGAAGTGGTCCAACTGAACGAGGTCGACGTCCGCGCCGGCGTGTTGAGCGAACAGGCTGCACATCTGCGAGTCGGGTCCGAAGTACCTGTGCAGTTTGCCGCCTTACCGGGACAGACGTTGACCGGACATGTTGCGCTGATTATCCCCAGTGCTGATGAATTGTCGCGGGCGATTCCGGTCAAGGTGCGGCTCAAAAACCCAATCGTCAATGGCGGACCGATCTTGAAAGCGGGCATGATGGCCCATGTCCTGCTTCCCACGACTCACACGCAAGCGGTGCTGATGGTTCCCAAGGACTCCCTGGTCCTGGCCAAAGACGAACGCCCGGTGGTATATGTCCTCGAGAAGGACACAAAAAAGTCTGGTCAATTGGTTGTCAAACCAGTGGCCGTAGCCATGGGCGTTTCCGACGGGGAGTGGATCGAAGTCAAGGGGCAGTTGCGGGCCGATCAGCAGGTGGTTGTCAAAGGGAACGAACGCCTGTCTCCCGGCGATCACGTGGAAGTGATCGACACGGTCGAACCAAAATCATCGGCGAAATGA
- a CDS encoding arylsulfatase encodes MKNSSWILWIFTALTLLGYFPAVHAADGPPNVVVIITDDQGWGDLSLHGNTNISTPNIDALAEAGAQFDRFYVSPVCAPTRASLLTGRYHPSTGVVGVSRGQERMNLDEVTFADLFKAAGYATGGFGKWHNGSQYPYHPNGRGFDEFYGFTCGHWANYFDTLVDHNGQEVRGEGYLTDEFTERAMKFIDANKDHPFLCYVAYNTPHTPFQVPDEFFDRVNARGLTMFNRDKSRERDIDTISALAMCENIDWNVGRILNKLEEDKIAENTIVIYMSDNGPNTWRWNGGMKGKKGAVDEGGIRSPFFVRWPGHIAPGTKSDRIAAHIDVLPTLVDLTGIDVTKSDKAPKPLDGVSLKPLLMGDSQDWPDRMLFSNFRGRSSVRTQQYRADAKTLFDMQDDPEQRNNLAKDKKQLHRELAAALKKWNAQWSDNSPRSADQRPYPVGARPTPPTMLPVQDGQFHGKRLQYSAPPPNASWMDGWTNRADYPYWEIDVIHPGRYEAILKYTCAEDAVGTELELSFRDSHVKGKISEAYDPPLIDSPDRAERKESYEKPFKRMTLGEIDLEKGRGRLKLKALNQPGEEILDLRAIELRQIDK; translated from the coding sequence ATGAAAAACTCCTCCTGGATATTGTGGATTTTCACCGCACTCACGTTACTTGGATATTTCCCGGCCGTGCACGCGGCGGACGGTCCTCCCAATGTGGTGGTGATCATCACCGACGACCAGGGCTGGGGTGATTTGAGTTTGCACGGCAACACAAATATCAGCACACCGAATATCGATGCGTTGGCCGAAGCAGGCGCTCAGTTTGATCGCTTCTACGTCTCGCCCGTCTGCGCTCCGACACGGGCCAGCCTGCTCACGGGACGCTATCACCCCAGCACCGGTGTGGTGGGTGTCTCGCGTGGACAAGAGCGGATGAATCTCGACGAGGTGACCTTCGCCGACCTCTTCAAAGCCGCCGGCTATGCGACGGGGGGATTCGGCAAATGGCATAACGGTTCGCAATATCCTTATCACCCCAACGGTCGCGGCTTCGATGAATTCTACGGCTTCACGTGCGGGCACTGGGCTAACTATTTCGACACGCTCGTCGACCACAATGGCCAAGAAGTCCGCGGCGAAGGCTATTTGACGGATGAGTTCACCGAGCGGGCAATGAAATTCATCGATGCCAATAAAGATCACCCGTTTCTGTGTTACGTCGCCTACAACACACCACACACGCCGTTTCAGGTGCCGGATGAATTCTTTGATCGCGTCAATGCCCGCGGCTTAACGATGTTCAATCGCGATAAATCGCGCGAACGCGATATCGATACGATCTCTGCCTTAGCAATGTGTGAAAACATCGACTGGAACGTGGGCCGGATTCTTAACAAATTGGAAGAAGACAAAATCGCTGAGAATACAATCGTGATTTACATGTCGGACAACGGACCGAATACCTGGCGCTGGAACGGCGGGATGAAGGGTAAAAAAGGGGCTGTGGACGAAGGGGGCATTCGTTCGCCATTTTTTGTACGTTGGCCGGGACACATTGCTCCTGGAACCAAGAGTGACCGCATCGCCGCGCATATCGACGTTCTGCCGACGTTGGTCGACCTGACGGGGATTGATGTCACCAAATCGGATAAGGCACCCAAACCACTCGACGGCGTGAGCCTTAAGCCGTTGCTGATGGGAGACAGTCAGGATTGGCCGGACCGCATGCTCTTCTCCAACTTCCGCGGACGCTCCAGCGTGAGAACACAGCAATACCGGGCCGATGCCAAGACGCTGTTCGACATGCAGGACGATCCGGAGCAGAGAAATAATCTAGCCAAAGACAAAAAACAGTTGCACCGGGAATTAGCGGCCGCACTGAAAAAATGGAACGCCCAATGGTCCGACAACTCCCCTCGCAGTGCGGACCAGCGGCCTTATCCGGTCGGTGCCCGCCCAACACCACCCACGATGCTGCCGGTACAAGATGGTCAGTTCCACGGCAAGAGATTGCAGTACAGTGCTCCGCCGCCCAATGCCTCGTGGATGGATGGATGGACAAACCGGGCAGATTATCCCTATTGGGAAATCGACGTCATCCACCCCGGTCGGTACGAAGCGATCCTGAAATACACCTGCGCTGAGGACGCTGTCGGGACCGAATTGGAATTGTCATTTCGCGATAGTCACGTCAAAGGAAAAATCAGCGAGGCGTATGATCCTCCGCTGATTGACAGTCCCGACCGCGCAGAGCGTAAAGAATCGTACGAAAAGCCGTTTAAGAGAATGACACTCGGAGAAATTGACCTGGAAAAAGGTCGCGGAAGACTGAAACTCAAGGCATTGAACCAGCCAGGCGAGGAAATCCTGGACCTGCGGGCGATTGAATTGCGACAGATCGACAAATGA